TCGTAATGTTTCTCATATTTGCTTATAGTAAAAAGCATTTTAAATGCCTCTAAGAAAATATCATAATCAAACTCACTTAAATCGAATATGTTTTGTCCTATAGAATGGGACTCTCTGTTCATGTACCTTTCAAATGCTCGATATCTAGTAGTTTGAAACTCTTCTTTTTGTAACAAATTATTAAAGGACTCCTTCTCCACAAACCCGAAGAAATATTCAACAATATTGCGCATACAATTTGCTATCAGAGCAGGTGAATTACCAGGATTTTTGATAATCGACCAGTAAGTATGATAGTCATTTTGAATCTCTTCATATTTCATATCTGAAATATTTGATCCAACATGATTCTTCTGGAGTCTGAATAAACGTTGATTCTTTTTACGTCGATCGTTGTTAATATCAGTCATTTCATAGAAAAAATATAAGCTATGGGTCAACAAAAATATTTGTTCGAACTCATTAGAGCAAAAAAAGTCATGCATAATCATTCTACCGATATTAAAAATGTAAATGTGCGATAGACTAGAAATGGGGTCATCAATAACAAGAATTTTGCGGGTATTCACAGAGTCCAGACTACGCCTACCTTTACAGATTTCCCGAAAGTAAAGGAAGCTGATAATCATCTTCTCCCCTTCACTGAGAGTTTTAAAGGTTTCTTTACAAGCTTCGGCTCTCACTAATTTATAATGTTGCTTCCCTGCTTCCTTTATTTTAAATCCATCAATCCCAAGTTCCAAAAGCCCTCCATTAATGTTATCGATAGCTTCTTGCAAGTTGATTGTTTTCAATTGCTCTTCTCTGATGATTGACTCTACTCTTTGAGTTTTATCCTTGTTCAATCTGAGATTATCTTCAATCTGATGCTTATCATTAAGCAACAGTTTAGTTTCTTTTTGATGATTATCAAGTACGTAGTTATACTTCCAACGCATGATTAACCAAAAGTCTTGTTTTAATTCCTTGAGTGTAGTGTCTCTATTCTGAATCTTAATATTATGAGCTTCAATCTCAGTGTTGACTTTTAGCAAGTATGCATTGAATTCTTCTAACAATGTCATTGTATTAACAAGATTGATGCTTTGGCTCGGAGTTTTTACCTTTTGCTCTATTTGCCGCTTGTTCTTATGAATGACTGATAAAAGATTTCGATACAGGCTCTCGAACTCAGTTTGTGTTTCTACAATAAAACGTGACAATAGATATTGCGTCCTCAACGGAATCAAAGCTATCAATCTATCATACTCTATGCTCAAGCTTCGCAATTGTGTGATATCACGTACATAGGATTCATCAAAGAAGTCCTGAATTGCCTTTTTCAACTCGAAAGTAATTGTCTCTTGCTGACAGAATGGACATTTGGAACCAGGAGGCGGTGCTTCTTCTGGCAAGTAAGACAATCCTTGTTTGACCCAGTCAGAGTTACCAAGCTTCTTATATAACTCTGCAACAGAACTATTTTCATTTCCAACAATCTGCTTGGAGAAAAGCTCATTATTTTCAATCTTATCCATGGGGATATCCAACAATGGAACGGGTGATACCTGAACATTCGATCCACCTGATACGTTCTCAATCTCTCTTTTCAGCTTTTCAATTGTTTTTGTTGGATTTTGCGACTTAGGCAAGCTTGCAACATATTCAAAAAGTTTGTCTTTGCTTCCTTTTAGACCTTCCAGACAATATTCGAATACTCGGTCTCCTCCGGTATAGTCTTTCTTAATTTCCCAAATTCTATCTTCGGTGATCTGCCTTTGTTGTTGCAAATTGTTAAAATTATTTTGTTGCAGTTCTTCCTGCATAGTTTTTTGTTGGGCCAAACGGTTCTTCACTTTTTGTCCAAGGGCTATCCTTTTTTCTGATTCTTTGTTAGTTTTCGATAGGGTAAATACTCCAGGAAAATCCTCTTTTTCGTAGAAATTGTCATATATGAATTGCTGGTTATAAACGAGCAACTCTTTATCATCCAAACCCTCAACTTGGCATTTGGAAAAACTTGGGTCATCTTCCGCAATATTGTAGAGAAATCTAGAGATTGTACTCTTCCCAGTTCCATTGAGGCCATAGATAAGATTAATTTTTTTGTCTGTCTCCAGTATTGTCGGTTGTCTATAGCAAGCAACATCATCCATGACGATTTTTGTTATCATAATATCCTCCATATTAATGTTCTAGGTACGGTTTGGTAGACACTTTCTGATTAGTGCCATCTGGAGATAGAAGAAGGCCTCATGAAAGCCATAATAGCCAGTAGTATAGTAGAAACGCTTTTGGTGATTCTATTATCAATTGATCTGCACACGTTTCAGTAGTCACTTTTTGAAAGCCCTAAACCAGAATCTGTTCTGCAGCTGTATAGTTTTACTAAAGTCCACCCCGATACTGTTAAAACTTTATACTGTATGCCTTTAAGATACGGTGCAAGAAATTCCCATAACAATTCCTTCCGATCATACCACCAAACAGTACAGATCAGATGCAATTATCCTGCCTGTCCTCTCATATACACCCCCGCGCCGAAACAAACATCCAGGGCTATTACGAGAGTCATATCCAAACTGGAACCGGGGTATAAACAGAATGGATTCCTAGTGATATAAAAACACAGGAATCACTGAAGCAACAGCTGTCCTCAGAATCAATACAAAGCTATTCCCCACAGAGATTCTTCTAATTGCTATAACGTTATCATAGAAATCATCCACGAGCTACAGAAAAATGGAATGCAGGATATATTTCTAAACAGGAAGATGAAATGCACACAAAGCAGTGAAAAAAATCATAACCACCCTCCAAAGGGTGGTTTGCTCCACGGCTATAAGCCGTGTACTACCGGCCAGCGTCTCAAGGCGCTGGCTTCACTAGTGTTCAGCCCTATGGCTTTTGCCACTTTGGCCGCCCCTCAATGGGCAACCGTATTACTTGCTACCCTTAAAAGGGTCCTCATACTCTTTTACGCTCAGCTTGTCCTGCATGATGTCATGCTGCTCCTGCTCGCGTATGTACTTGGCGATGGTCGCTTCATTCAACCCCACTGTACTCACATAGTATCCTTCAGCCCAAAAATACCGATTGACAAACTTGTATTTCAAATTTGCATGCTTGTCGAACACCATCAGTGCGCTCTTGCCCTTCAGGTACCCCATAAAGCTCGATACACTTATCTTGGGCGGTATGCTTACCAACATATGCACATGGTTGCTCATCAGGTGCCCTTCTATCAGTTCCACTCCTTTATATCCGCACGGTGTTGCGCAGGATCTGGCCCACACTCTGCCTGTATTGATTGTAAATTACCTTTCTTCTATACTTTGGGATAAACACAATATGATATTTGCACATCCATTTCGTGTAGGCCAAAGAATTCTCTTTAGTTGCCATGTTTCACTCACCTTTTCCTTATGATTTTTGGGCTGAACTCCAAAATCCTAACACAAAGGTGAGTGTCTTTGTATAACAAACCGTTTCCGCACCCGCATAGCGGGTGGTCTTATGTTTCGCACACTTCGCGTACTCAACCGTCTAATGACGATAATAAAGAGAGCCCAATGGAGCTCTGTCAGGATGACATTACCATGAAAAAGCCTTCAACGTGGTCGAGTAAATGTGCGCCTTTGTAATCTGACCACTTATACGAGAACATGAGCAAAGACCGAAAAAAATCTTCTTGCCTACATCAAGCTCAACACAATCATGGATTA
This sequence is a window from uncultured Sphaerochaeta sp.. Protein-coding genes within it:
- a CDS encoding AAA family ATPase; its protein translation is MITKIVMDDVACYRQPTILETDKKINLIYGLNGTGKSTISRFLYNIAEDDPSFSKCQVEGLDDKELLVYNQQFIYDNFYEKEDFPGVFTLSKTNKESEKRIALGQKVKNRLAQQKTMQEELQQNNFNNLQQQRQITEDRIWEIKKDYTGGDRVFEYCLEGLKGSKDKLFEYVASLPKSQNPTKTIEKLKREIENVSGGSNVQVSPVPLLDIPMDKIENNELFSKQIVGNENSSVAELYKKLGNSDWVKQGLSYLPEEAPPPGSKCPFCQQETITFELKKAIQDFFDESYVRDITQLRSLSIEYDRLIALIPLRTQYLLSRFIVETQTEFESLYRNLLSVIHKNKRQIEQKVKTPSQSINLVNTMTLLEEFNAYLLKVNTEIEAHNIKIQNRDTTLKELKQDFWLIMRWKYNYVLDNHQKETKLLLNDKHQIEDNLRLNKDKTQRVESIIREEQLKTINLQEAIDNINGGLLELGIDGFKIKEAGKQHYKLVRAEACKETFKTLSEGEKMIISFLYFREICKGRRSLDSVNTRKILVIDDPISSLSHIYIFNIGRMIMHDFFCSNEFEQIFLLTHSLYFFYEMTDINNDRRKKNQRLFRLQKNHVGSNISDMKYEEIQNDYHTYWSIIKNPGNSPALIANCMRNIVEYFFGFVEKESFNNLLQKEEFQTTRYRAFERYMNRESHSIGQNIFDLSEFDYDIFLEAFKMLFTISKYEKHYERMMKKIH